The Clupea harengus unplaced genomic scaffold, Ch_v2.0.2, whole genome shotgun sequence genome has a segment encoding these proteins:
- the gabra6a gene encoding gamma-aminobutyric acid receptor subunit alpha-6a isoform X2 gives MIAFFTLLILSSVGSVFNQKINADNITRILDRLLEGYDNRHRPGSGVSITEVKTDIFVTSFGPVSDMEMEYRMDMFFRQMWVDERLRYEGPIEILALNNKMVDKIWTPDTFFRNSRRSIAHNMTTPNKMFRIMQNGTVFYTMRLTISAECPMRLEDFPLDGHACPLYFGSYAYTNREIVYTWRKGLEASVDVPPESSSLLQYDLVGKSLFTQTYKITTGQYSVQVVHFFLQRKLGYYLIQTYIPLIMVVVLSQVSFWINKESVPARTVAGITTVLTMTTLSISARECLPKVSYATAMDWFIAVCFAFVASALIEFAAVNYFATLQANDLKRKKRRASRQDSVITGNDSDDDPDNCSRYNFKDRSNSVISEPGQRVPNFLQSGSAIPTNMLLAGTSPIDSYSRVLFPLAFGSFNLVYWYYYLSKDTMEKPRYNVDKNSSYETSPPNPGLPKNGMVL, from the exons ATGATTGCCTTTTTTACCTTGTTGATTTTGTCCAG TGTTGGTAGTGTTTTTAACCAAAAGATCAACGCAGATAATATTACACGCATTTTGGATCGCCTGCTGGAAGGATATGACAATCGACATCGACCAGGAtctggag tTAGTATCACTGAAGTCAAAACGGACATATTCGTCACGAGTTTTGGTCCTGTATCAGATATGGAAATG GAGTACAGAATGGACATGTTCTTTCGACAAATGTGGGTTGACGAGCGGTTGAGGTATGAAGGCCCCATTGAGATTCTTGCTCTGAACAACAAGATGGTGGACAAAATTTGGACACCAGACACTTTCTTCCGAAACTCCAGGAGGTCCATCGCCCACAACATGACAACCCCCAACAAGATGTTTCGCATTATGCAGAACGGAACAGTGTTTTACACCATGAG ACTAACCATAAGTGCAGAGTGTCCAATGCGGTTGGAGGATTTCCCGCTGGATGGGCATGCTTGTCCTTTATACTTTGGAAGCT ATGCATACACCAACCGAGAAATTGTATACACCTGGAGAAAGGGTCTCGAGGCGTCAGTCGATGTACCGCCAGAATCATCCAGCTTGCTTCAGTACGACCTGGTTGGGAAGAGCCtcttcacacagacatataaaaTCACCACAG GTCAATATTCTGTCCAGGTTGTGCATTTTTTTCTCCAACGAAAGCTGGGCTACTATCTCATCCAAACATATATCCCACTGATCATGGTTGTTGTCTTGTCCCAAGTCTCATTTTGGATCAACAAGGAGTCTGTACCAGCCCGCACTGTTGCTG GCATCACCACGGTGCTCACCATGACAACCCTCAGCATCAGTGCTCGTGAGTGCCTGCCTAAGGTGTCGTATGCCACCGCGATGGACTGGTTCATCGCCGTGTGCTTCGCCTTCGTGGCGTCCGCGCTGATTGAGTTTGCGGCGGTCAACTACTTCGCCACCTTGCAGGCCAACGATCTCAAGCGCAAGAAGCGCAGAGCGTCCCGGCAAGACAGCGTCATCACCGGCAATGACAGTGACGACGAC cctgATAATTGCAGCAGGTACAACTTTAAAGACAGGTCCAACTCTGTGATCAGCGAGCCCGGACAACGAGTCCCCAACTTCCTGCAGTCAGGCTCGGCCATCCCCACCAACATGCTGCTGGCGGGCACCAGCCCCATCGACTCGTACTCGCGCGTCCTCTTCCCCCTGGCTTTTGGCTCCTTCAACCTGGTTTACTGGTACTACTACCTCAGCAAGGACACCATGGAGAAGCCCAGGTACAATGTGGACAAAAACAGCAGCTATGAAACCTCCCCACCCAACCCTGGCCTGCCAAAGAATGGGATGGTTTTGTGA
- the gabra6a gene encoding gamma-aminobutyric acid receptor subunit alpha-6a isoform X3 yields MEYRMDMFFRQMWVDERLRYEGPIEILALNNKMVDKIWTPDTFFRNSRRSIAHNMTTPNKMFRIMQNGTVFYTMRLTISAECPMRLEDFPLDGHACPLYFGSYAYTNREIVYTWRKGLEASVDVPPESSSLLQYDLVGKSLFTQTYKITTGQYSVQVVHFFLQRKLGYYLIQTYIPLIMVVVLSQVSFWINKESVPARTVAGITTVLTMTTLSISARECLPKVSYATAMDWFIAVCFAFVASALIEFAAVNYFATLQANDLKRKKRRASRQDSVITGNDSDDDPDNCSRYNFKDRSNSVISEPGQRVPNFLQSGSAIPTNMLLAGTSPIDSYSRVLFPLAFGSFNLVYWYYYLSKDTMEKPRYNVDKNSSYETSPPNPGLPKNGMVL; encoded by the exons ATG GAGTACAGAATGGACATGTTCTTTCGACAAATGTGGGTTGACGAGCGGTTGAGGTATGAAGGCCCCATTGAGATTCTTGCTCTGAACAACAAGATGGTGGACAAAATTTGGACACCAGACACTTTCTTCCGAAACTCCAGGAGGTCCATCGCCCACAACATGACAACCCCCAACAAGATGTTTCGCATTATGCAGAACGGAACAGTGTTTTACACCATGAG ACTAACCATAAGTGCAGAGTGTCCAATGCGGTTGGAGGATTTCCCGCTGGATGGGCATGCTTGTCCTTTATACTTTGGAAGCT ATGCATACACCAACCGAGAAATTGTATACACCTGGAGAAAGGGTCTCGAGGCGTCAGTCGATGTACCGCCAGAATCATCCAGCTTGCTTCAGTACGACCTGGTTGGGAAGAGCCtcttcacacagacatataaaaTCACCACAG GTCAATATTCTGTCCAGGTTGTGCATTTTTTTCTCCAACGAAAGCTGGGCTACTATCTCATCCAAACATATATCCCACTGATCATGGTTGTTGTCTTGTCCCAAGTCTCATTTTGGATCAACAAGGAGTCTGTACCAGCCCGCACTGTTGCTG GCATCACCACGGTGCTCACCATGACAACCCTCAGCATCAGTGCTCGTGAGTGCCTGCCTAAGGTGTCGTATGCCACCGCGATGGACTGGTTCATCGCCGTGTGCTTCGCCTTCGTGGCGTCCGCGCTGATTGAGTTTGCGGCGGTCAACTACTTCGCCACCTTGCAGGCCAACGATCTCAAGCGCAAGAAGCGCAGAGCGTCCCGGCAAGACAGCGTCATCACCGGCAATGACAGTGACGACGAC cctgATAATTGCAGCAGGTACAACTTTAAAGACAGGTCCAACTCTGTGATCAGCGAGCCCGGACAACGAGTCCCCAACTTCCTGCAGTCAGGCTCGGCCATCCCCACCAACATGCTGCTGGCGGGCACCAGCCCCATCGACTCGTACTCGCGCGTCCTCTTCCCCCTGGCTTTTGGCTCCTTCAACCTGGTTTACTGGTACTACTACCTCAGCAAGGACACCATGGAGAAGCCCAGGTACAATGTGGACAAAAACAGCAGCTATGAAACCTCCCCACCCAACCCTGGCCTGCCAAAGAATGGGATGGTTTTGTGA
- the gabra6a gene encoding gamma-aminobutyric acid receptor subunit alpha-6a isoform X1 produces MQGNLEYGLIQASVLVTVGKLFPFSISSVGSVFNQKINADNITRILDRLLEGYDNRHRPGSGVSITEVKTDIFVTSFGPVSDMEMEYRMDMFFRQMWVDERLRYEGPIEILALNNKMVDKIWTPDTFFRNSRRSIAHNMTTPNKMFRIMQNGTVFYTMRLTISAECPMRLEDFPLDGHACPLYFGSYAYTNREIVYTWRKGLEASVDVPPESSSLLQYDLVGKSLFTQTYKITTGQYSVQVVHFFLQRKLGYYLIQTYIPLIMVVVLSQVSFWINKESVPARTVAGITTVLTMTTLSISARECLPKVSYATAMDWFIAVCFAFVASALIEFAAVNYFATLQANDLKRKKRRASRQDSVITGNDSDDDPDNCSRYNFKDRSNSVISEPGQRVPNFLQSGSAIPTNMLLAGTSPIDSYSRVLFPLAFGSFNLVYWYYYLSKDTMEKPRYNVDKNSSYETSPPNPGLPKNGMVL; encoded by the exons ATGCAGGGTAATTTGGAATATGGGCTAATACAGGCTTCTGTTCTTGTGACTGTTGGTAAACTATTTCCATTTTCCATTTCCAGTGTTGGTAGTGTTTTTAACCAAAAGATCAACGCAGATAATATTACACGCATTTTGGATCGCCTGCTGGAAGGATATGACAATCGACATCGACCAGGAtctggag tTAGTATCACTGAAGTCAAAACGGACATATTCGTCACGAGTTTTGGTCCTGTATCAGATATGGAAATG GAGTACAGAATGGACATGTTCTTTCGACAAATGTGGGTTGACGAGCGGTTGAGGTATGAAGGCCCCATTGAGATTCTTGCTCTGAACAACAAGATGGTGGACAAAATTTGGACACCAGACACTTTCTTCCGAAACTCCAGGAGGTCCATCGCCCACAACATGACAACCCCCAACAAGATGTTTCGCATTATGCAGAACGGAACAGTGTTTTACACCATGAG ACTAACCATAAGTGCAGAGTGTCCAATGCGGTTGGAGGATTTCCCGCTGGATGGGCATGCTTGTCCTTTATACTTTGGAAGCT ATGCATACACCAACCGAGAAATTGTATACACCTGGAGAAAGGGTCTCGAGGCGTCAGTCGATGTACCGCCAGAATCATCCAGCTTGCTTCAGTACGACCTGGTTGGGAAGAGCCtcttcacacagacatataaaaTCACCACAG GTCAATATTCTGTCCAGGTTGTGCATTTTTTTCTCCAACGAAAGCTGGGCTACTATCTCATCCAAACATATATCCCACTGATCATGGTTGTTGTCTTGTCCCAAGTCTCATTTTGGATCAACAAGGAGTCTGTACCAGCCCGCACTGTTGCTG GCATCACCACGGTGCTCACCATGACAACCCTCAGCATCAGTGCTCGTGAGTGCCTGCCTAAGGTGTCGTATGCCACCGCGATGGACTGGTTCATCGCCGTGTGCTTCGCCTTCGTGGCGTCCGCGCTGATTGAGTTTGCGGCGGTCAACTACTTCGCCACCTTGCAGGCCAACGATCTCAAGCGCAAGAAGCGCAGAGCGTCCCGGCAAGACAGCGTCATCACCGGCAATGACAGTGACGACGAC cctgATAATTGCAGCAGGTACAACTTTAAAGACAGGTCCAACTCTGTGATCAGCGAGCCCGGACAACGAGTCCCCAACTTCCTGCAGTCAGGCTCGGCCATCCCCACCAACATGCTGCTGGCGGGCACCAGCCCCATCGACTCGTACTCGCGCGTCCTCTTCCCCCTGGCTTTTGGCTCCTTCAACCTGGTTTACTGGTACTACTACCTCAGCAAGGACACCATGGAGAAGCCCAGGTACAATGTGGACAAAAACAGCAGCTATGAAACCTCCCCACCCAACCCTGGCCTGCCAAAGAATGGGATGGTTTTGTGA
- the nudcd2 gene encoding nudC domain-containing protein 2, translating to MSVNFEEKSGAVPCNTSWGSWYQTMEEVFVEVNVPVGTRAKEVKCTLGSKQAELCVKGQEVFKGKLFGTTVEDEAMWTLEDKCLIRIVLMKTNREAGNCWTSLLEGQYCADAWVQDQMQRKLTLERFQRENPGFDFSGAEISGNFAGGGPDFSNLQK from the exons ATGTCGGTAAACTTTGAGGAGAAAAGTGGTGCTGTCCCGTGCAACACATCTTGGGGATCCTGGTACCAAACTATGGAGGAGGTTTTTGTTGAAGTGAATGTCCCCGTAGGAACGAGAGCAAAAGAAGTTAAGTGTACCCTTGGTAGTAAGCAGGCAGAACTCTGCGTCAAAGGACAGGAGGTCTTCAAG GGGAAATTATTTGGCACAACAGTTGAAGATGAGGCAATGTGGACGCTGG AGGACAAGTGCTTGATCCGAATCGTGCTGATGAAGACGAATCGGGAGGCTGGAAATTGCTGGACGTCGCTTCTAGAAGGGCAGTATTGCGCGGACGCGTGGGTACAGGACCAGATGCAGCGGAAACTTACGCTGGAGCGGTTCCAGAGAGAG AATCCTGGGTTTGACTTCAGTGGCGCAGAAATATCTGGGAATTTTGCGGGTGGAGGACCAGATTTCTCCAACCTTCAGAAGTGA
- the ccng1 gene encoding cyclin-G1 codes for MIDTLSGPGALPFAVQLKALIDQEGRFQPKLCGLRLIETAQDNGHRMTVKLREFEVKDLLSLTQFFGFSAETFSLAVSLLDRFLAVMKIQPKHLACVGLCCFYIAVKSAEEEKNVPAANELIRISQSRFTISDMMRMEKIILEKLYWKVKAPTALHFLRLFFCRIQEQVDGDSKSILNIERLEAQLKACHCCFAFSKVKPSLLALALLALEIQEQHEYCNAEGLLEALQGLQQHLGIKDGNLLCVRVLVAKCLVVYSSTKCSRPNRQRLRWVISGRTARQLKHSYYKIAHLPTIPESAS; via the exons ATGATTGACACATTATCAGGACCAGGTGCCTTGCCTTTTGCTGTGCAGCTCAAGGCCCTAATAGACCAGGAGGGCAGATTCCAGCCCAAACTGTGTGGCCTGAGACTCATTGAAACGGCCCAAGACAACGGACACAGAATGACCGTCAAACTGAGGGAGTTTGAAGTGAAGGATCTTCTTTCTCTGACCCAATTCTTTGGATTTAGTGCAGAAACATTCTCTCTTGCCGTCAGTCTTCTGGATAGATTCCTTGCAGTGATGAAG ATTCAGCCCAAACATCTGGCCTGTGTGGGCCTGTGCTGCTTCTACATCGCAGTGAAATctgcggaggaggagaagaacgtCCCCGCGGCCAATGAGCTGATCCGCATCAGCCAGAGCCGCTTCACCATCTCGGACATGATGCGCATGGAGAAAATCATCCTGGAGAAGCTGTACTGGAAGGTGAAGGCCCCCACAGCCCTCCACTTCCTGCGCCTCTTCTTTTGTCGCATCCAGGAGCAGGTGGACGGAGACAG CAAGAGTATCCTCAACATTGAGAGACTTGAAGCCCAGTTGAAAGCATGCCACTGCTGTTTTGCCTTCTCCAAAGTTAAG CCATCTCTGCTTGCCTTAGCCTTATTGGCTCTTGAAATCCAGGAACAGCACGAGTACTGCAATGCTGAAGGCCTTCTGGAGGCCCTACAgggactacagcagcatcttgGT atcaaaGATGGTAACTTGCTGTGCGTGAGGGTGCTTGTCGCGAAGTGCCTCGTTGTGTATTCTTCCACAAAGTGCTCGAGACCAAACCGTCAGAGACTCCGATGGGTTATATCCGGCAGAACTGCCAGACAGCTGAAGCACAGCTACTACAAAATTGCCCACCTACCGACAATCCCTGAGTCTGCTTCTTGA
- the LOC122130253 gene encoding septin-8-A-like isoform X1 — protein MAATDLDILASEGMRSLCLGGHVGFDSLPDQLVSKSVSQGFCFNILCVGETGIGKSTLMNTLFNTTFENEEASHYMDGVLLRPRTYDLQESSVDLKLTIVDTVGFGDQINKEESYKPIVDYIDTQFENYLQEELKIRRSLFNYHDTRIHVCLYFIAPTGHSLKSLDLVTMKKLDSKVNIIPIIAKADTISKSELHKFKIKVMSELVSNGVQIYQFPAEDEAIAEINSSMNAHLPFAVVGSSEEVKVGNKMVRARQYPWGVVQVENESHCDFVRLREMLIRVNMEDLREQTHARHYELYRRCKLEEMGFKDTDPDNEPFSLQETYEAKRKEFLGDLQHKEEGMRQMFVNRVKVTEAELKEKERELHDRFELLKRTHQEEKRSVEEKRRDLEEDMNSFNRRKVAAETLQGQAFQGSAQLSIKKDKDKKNFFTLPSACSLTAGRNLH, from the exons ATGGCTGCCACCGACTTAGACATTTTAGCC AGTGAAGGGATGAGGAGTCTCTGTCTGGGCGGCCATGTTGGCTTTGACAGTCTTCCTGACCAGCTGGTCAGCAAATCGGTGTCCCAGGGATTCTGTTTCAATATCCTGTGTGTAG GTGAGACTGGCATTGGGAAGTCCACATTAATGAACACTCTCTTCAACACCACGTTTGAGAATGAGGAGGCCAGTCACTACATGGACGGGGTGCTGCTTCGACCCAGGACTTATGACCTCCAGGAGAGCAGTGTCGACCTTAAACTGACGATCGTGGACACTGTAGGATTTGGAGATCAAATAAACAAGGAAGAAAG CTATAAACCCATTGTGGACTACATTGACACACAGTTTGAAAACTACCTTCAGGAGGAACTGAAAATAAGGCGCTCCCTCTTCAACTACCATGACACTAGGATCCacgtttgtttatatttcatTGCACCCACGGGACATTCACTGAAGTCACTGGATTTGGTCACCATGAAAAAGCTGGACAGTAAG GTAAACATTATCCCCATCATTGCAAAAGCCGACACCATATCCAAGAGTGAGCTTCACAAGTTCAAGATCAAGGTGATGAGCGAGCTGGTTAGCAACGGCGTTCAGATCTACCAGTTCCCTGCAGAAGACGAGGCTATTGCAGAGATCAACTCCTCTATGAAT GCTCATCTGCCCTTTGCAGTGGTGGGGAGCAGCGAGGAGGTGAAAGTGGGAAACAAAATGGTGAGAGCCAGACAGTACCCATGGGGAGTAGTACAGG ttgaAAACGAGAGCCACTGTGATTTTGTGCGGCTGCGTGAGATGTTGATCCGGGTCAACATGGAGGACCTGAGGGAGCAGACGCACGCCCGCCACTACGAGCTCTACCGCCGCTGCAAGCTGGAGGAGATGGGCTTTAAGGACACAGACCCCGACAACGAGCCCTTCAG TCTCCAGGAAACGTACGAGGCCAAGAGGAAAGAGTTCCTCGGCGACCTGCAGCACAAGGAAGAGGGCATGAGACAGATGTTCGTAAACAGGGTGAAGGTGACCGAGGCAGagctgaaagagaaggagagagag CTGCACGACAGGTTTGAGCTGCTGAAGCGCACCCaccaggaggagaagaggagcgtggaggagaagaggagagacctGGAGGAGGACATGAACTCCTTCAACCGCAGGAAGGTGGCGGCCGAGACGCTGCAGGGCCAAGCATTCCAGGGCTCCGCACAGCTCTCCATCAAAAAGGACAAGGACAAGAAGAA CTTCTTTACACTTCCTTCTGCGTGCTCCTTAACAGCTGGAAGAAATTTACATTAG
- the LOC122130253 gene encoding septin-8-A-like isoform X2, with the protein MRSLCLGGHVGFDSLPDQLVSKSVSQGFCFNILCVGETGIGKSTLMNTLFNTTFENEEASHYMDGVLLRPRTYDLQESSVDLKLTIVDTVGFGDQINKEESYKPIVDYIDTQFENYLQEELKIRRSLFNYHDTRIHVCLYFIAPTGHSLKSLDLVTMKKLDSKVNIIPIIAKADTISKSELHKFKIKVMSELVSNGVQIYQFPAEDEAIAEINSSMNAHLPFAVVGSSEEVKVGNKMVRARQYPWGVVQVENESHCDFVRLREMLIRVNMEDLREQTHARHYELYRRCKLEEMGFKDTDPDNEPFSLQETYEAKRKEFLGDLQHKEEGMRQMFVNRVKVTEAELKEKERELHDRFELLKRTHQEEKRSVEEKRRDLEEDMNSFNRRKVAAETLQGQAFQGSAQLSIKKDKDKKNFFTLPSACSLTAGRNLH; encoded by the exons ATGAGGAGTCTCTGTCTGGGCGGCCATGTTGGCTTTGACAGTCTTCCTGACCAGCTGGTCAGCAAATCGGTGTCCCAGGGATTCTGTTTCAATATCCTGTGTGTAG GTGAGACTGGCATTGGGAAGTCCACATTAATGAACACTCTCTTCAACACCACGTTTGAGAATGAGGAGGCCAGTCACTACATGGACGGGGTGCTGCTTCGACCCAGGACTTATGACCTCCAGGAGAGCAGTGTCGACCTTAAACTGACGATCGTGGACACTGTAGGATTTGGAGATCAAATAAACAAGGAAGAAAG CTATAAACCCATTGTGGACTACATTGACACACAGTTTGAAAACTACCTTCAGGAGGAACTGAAAATAAGGCGCTCCCTCTTCAACTACCATGACACTAGGATCCacgtttgtttatatttcatTGCACCCACGGGACATTCACTGAAGTCACTGGATTTGGTCACCATGAAAAAGCTGGACAGTAAG GTAAACATTATCCCCATCATTGCAAAAGCCGACACCATATCCAAGAGTGAGCTTCACAAGTTCAAGATCAAGGTGATGAGCGAGCTGGTTAGCAACGGCGTTCAGATCTACCAGTTCCCTGCAGAAGACGAGGCTATTGCAGAGATCAACTCCTCTATGAAT GCTCATCTGCCCTTTGCAGTGGTGGGGAGCAGCGAGGAGGTGAAAGTGGGAAACAAAATGGTGAGAGCCAGACAGTACCCATGGGGAGTAGTACAGG ttgaAAACGAGAGCCACTGTGATTTTGTGCGGCTGCGTGAGATGTTGATCCGGGTCAACATGGAGGACCTGAGGGAGCAGACGCACGCCCGCCACTACGAGCTCTACCGCCGCTGCAAGCTGGAGGAGATGGGCTTTAAGGACACAGACCCCGACAACGAGCCCTTCAG TCTCCAGGAAACGTACGAGGCCAAGAGGAAAGAGTTCCTCGGCGACCTGCAGCACAAGGAAGAGGGCATGAGACAGATGTTCGTAAACAGGGTGAAGGTGACCGAGGCAGagctgaaagagaaggagagagag CTGCACGACAGGTTTGAGCTGCTGAAGCGCACCCaccaggaggagaagaggagcgtggaggagaagaggagagacctGGAGGAGGACATGAACTCCTTCAACCGCAGGAAGGTGGCGGCCGAGACGCTGCAGGGCCAAGCATTCCAGGGCTCCGCACAGCTCTCCATCAAAAAGGACAAGGACAAGAAGAA CTTCTTTACACTTCCTTCTGCGTGCTCCTTAACAGCTGGAAGAAATTTACATTAG
- the LOC122130253 gene encoding septin-8-A-like isoform X3, whose protein sequence is MAATDLDILASEGMRSLCLGGHVGFDSLPDQLVSKSVSQGFCFNILCVGETGIGKSTLMNTLFNTTFENEEASHYMDGVLLRPRTYDLQESSVDLKLTIVDTVGFGDQINKEESYKPIVDYIDTQFENYLQEELKIRRSLFNYHDTRIHVCLYFIAPTGHSLKSLDLVTMKKLDSKVNIIPIIAKADTISKSELHKFKIKVMSELVSNGVQIYQFPAEDEAIAEINSSMNAHLPFAVVGSSEEVKVGNKMVRARQYPWGVVQVENESHCDFVRLREMLIRVNMEDLREQTHARHYELYRRCKLEEMGFKDTDPDNEPFSLQETYEAKRKEFLGDLQHKEEGMRQMFVNRVKVTEAELKEKERELHDRFELLKRTHQEEKRSVEEKRRDLEEDMNSFNRRKVAAETLQGQAFQGSAQLSIKKDKDKKN, encoded by the exons ATGGCTGCCACCGACTTAGACATTTTAGCC AGTGAAGGGATGAGGAGTCTCTGTCTGGGCGGCCATGTTGGCTTTGACAGTCTTCCTGACCAGCTGGTCAGCAAATCGGTGTCCCAGGGATTCTGTTTCAATATCCTGTGTGTAG GTGAGACTGGCATTGGGAAGTCCACATTAATGAACACTCTCTTCAACACCACGTTTGAGAATGAGGAGGCCAGTCACTACATGGACGGGGTGCTGCTTCGACCCAGGACTTATGACCTCCAGGAGAGCAGTGTCGACCTTAAACTGACGATCGTGGACACTGTAGGATTTGGAGATCAAATAAACAAGGAAGAAAG CTATAAACCCATTGTGGACTACATTGACACACAGTTTGAAAACTACCTTCAGGAGGAACTGAAAATAAGGCGCTCCCTCTTCAACTACCATGACACTAGGATCCacgtttgtttatatttcatTGCACCCACGGGACATTCACTGAAGTCACTGGATTTGGTCACCATGAAAAAGCTGGACAGTAAG GTAAACATTATCCCCATCATTGCAAAAGCCGACACCATATCCAAGAGTGAGCTTCACAAGTTCAAGATCAAGGTGATGAGCGAGCTGGTTAGCAACGGCGTTCAGATCTACCAGTTCCCTGCAGAAGACGAGGCTATTGCAGAGATCAACTCCTCTATGAAT GCTCATCTGCCCTTTGCAGTGGTGGGGAGCAGCGAGGAGGTGAAAGTGGGAAACAAAATGGTGAGAGCCAGACAGTACCCATGGGGAGTAGTACAGG ttgaAAACGAGAGCCACTGTGATTTTGTGCGGCTGCGTGAGATGTTGATCCGGGTCAACATGGAGGACCTGAGGGAGCAGACGCACGCCCGCCACTACGAGCTCTACCGCCGCTGCAAGCTGGAGGAGATGGGCTTTAAGGACACAGACCCCGACAACGAGCCCTTCAG TCTCCAGGAAACGTACGAGGCCAAGAGGAAAGAGTTCCTCGGCGACCTGCAGCACAAGGAAGAGGGCATGAGACAGATGTTCGTAAACAGGGTGAAGGTGACCGAGGCAGagctgaaagagaaggagagagag CTGCACGACAGGTTTGAGCTGCTGAAGCGCACCCaccaggaggagaagaggagcgtggaggagaagaggagagacctGGAGGAGGACATGAACTCCTTCAACCGCAGGAAGGTGGCGGCCGAGACGCTGCAGGGCCAAGCATTCCAGGGCTCCGCACAGCTCTCCATCAAAAAGGACAAGGACAAGAAGAA TTGA